The following proteins are encoded in a genomic region of Cygnus olor isolate bCygOlo1 chromosome 11, bCygOlo1.pri.v2, whole genome shotgun sequence:
- the LOC121076251 gene encoding uncharacterized protein LOC121076251 has product MSLTGTLLTFSWQSNPVIRDVFSLAPAALAEINTPMFPPAKRFPKRCKVPGCSSVYRCTVSLLTRRKAGPTEMKQKKSRFLTAATSKRERDAKNKTSPSPRRCTACLSLALHCTKFSLPDVFPIAGFLEVKLQCFSLALVYRAKCLPNAQGKALFFLGLQFPAHTSGFLCSTHTNQRNPPVSEAFGCCWTPSSHCRAGTSHEGLLGWSCQMAPYEAGRLETELGSSQHPAVTGRFRLLLGWHFPSMSCALRVTQPPGCGPHPAHTTAPTAASRTVLSIAGLRLQQQQLPTCSEGGQLPSQAATQRLF; this is encoded by the coding sequence ATGTCCCTGACAGGCACTTTGCTTACTTTCAGCTGGCAATCAAACCCTGTCATAAgagatgttttctctcttgctcctgctgcactggcGGAGATCAACACCCCGATGTTTCCTCCAGCAAAAAGGTTTCCTAAGAGGTGCAAAGTCCCTGGGTGTTCTTCAGTGTACCGGTGCACGGTGAGTTTGCTGACCAGGAGAAAAGCTGGGCCAAcggaaatgaagcagaaaaagagtCGGTTCCTTACGGCAGCAACGAGCAAAAGAGAGAGGGATGCGAAGAATAAAACGTCACCGTCACCAAGGCGTTGCACGGCATGTCTCAGCCTGGCCTTGCACTGCACCAAGTTCTCTCTGCCTGATGTCTTCCCAATTGCTGGGTTTTTAGAGGTAAAATTACAGTGTTTTTCCTTGGCCTTGGTGTACAGAGCTAAGTGCCTGCCCAATGCACAAGGCAAAGCTCTATTCTTCCTGGGCCTACAGTTCCCAGCACATACATCTGGCTTCCTTTGCAGTACCCACACTAATCAGAGGAATCCTCCTGTCTCCGAAGCATTTGGGTGTTGCTGGACACCCTCATCCCACTGCAGGGCAGGAACATCACATGAGGGcctgctgggctggagctgccaaATGGCTCCCTATGAGGCAGGCAGGCTGGAAACGGAGCTCGGCTCTTCCCAGCACCCTGCCGTTACGGGACGGTTTAGGCTCCTGCTCGGATGGCATTTCCCCAGCATGAGCTGTGCGCTGCGAGTGACACAGCCTCCTGGCTGCGGGCCACATCCTGCGCACACCACTgctcccacagcagccagcCGCACCGTGCTGAGCATCGCGGGGCTtcggctgcagcagcagcagctccccacaTGCTCAGAGGGAGGGCAGCTTCCTTCGCAAGCCGCAACCCAGAGGCTGTTTTAA